A stretch of the Uranotaenia lowii strain MFRU-FL chromosome 3, ASM2978415v1, whole genome shotgun sequence genome encodes the following:
- the LOC129757034 gene encoding enkurin-like has protein sequence MSVINIYYHNENIYNVEKKPPERPPKPPLYHSRFENMVRCETKSCKDSHRTMGYAKVPQPNPEEFLKKNGGVRYRATKSAPVRLCSDACKPPVPKKNELECGRQQVVKIVDHKMENIKKATSAGPKQQRPPRYADTRKGDFHDLKKSGLVPVYMCQPKYGKIPCYLERRKRELEIQKQAMKCAVPEEKSSCKMVTQEERLELLKGLKKNWEKLQQEYQSLPLLIDTVPKMMRKAKLEKGLKELEKDILMLENTPVIYVFDDE, from the exons ATGTCGGTGATTAACATCTACTATCACAATGAAAACATTTACAATGTCGAGAAGAAGCCACCGGAACGTCCACCAAAACCACCGCTGTATCATTCCCGATTCGAAAATATGGTAAGGTGTGAAACCAAATCCTGCAAGGACTCACATCGTACCATGGGTTATGCCAAGGTACCCCAACCCAATCCGGAAGAATTTCTCAAAAAGAACGGTGGCGTACGCTATCGTGCCACCAAATCGGCACCGGTGCGCCTTTGTAGTGACGCTTGTAAGCCTCCGGTCCCCAAAAAGAATGAGCTGGAATGCGGCCGTCAGCAGGTTGTGAAAATAGTTGATCACAAGATGGAAAACATCAAGAAAGCCACCAGTGCAGGACCAAAACAGCAGAGACCTCCACGGTACGCCGACACTCGGAAGGGCGACTTTCATGATCTCAAAAAGTCCGGCCTGGTTCCGGTGTACATGTGCCAACCCAAGTACGGAAAAATACCCTGTTATCTGGAACGCAGAAAACGGGAGCTAGAAATCCAAAAACAGGCAATGAAATGTGCTGTGCCTGAGGAAAAATCCAGCTGTAAAATGGTTACACAGGAAGAACGTCTCGAACTGTTGAAG ggATTAAAGAAAAACTGGGAAAAGCTGCAGCAGGAATACCAAAGTCTTCCTTTGCTGATAGACACGGTTCCCAAGATGATGCGCAAAGCCAAACTGGAGAAAGGACTGAAGGAGCTCGAGAAGGACATTCTGATGCTGGAAAATACACCGGTCATCTACGTGTTCGACGACGAATAA